The following coding sequences are from one SAR116 cluster alpha proteobacterium HIMB100 window:
- a CDS encoding hydroxyisourate hydrolase (PFAM: HIUase/Transthyretin family~TIGRFAM: hydroxyisourate hydrolase): MATGFLTTHVLDTARGVPAAGLAISLFSAQEGDHQLITTTTTNADGRTDSPILPATAFQAGQYRLVFHAGAYLEKHFSDLPEPRFLSDIPIDFAMADPASHYHVPLLLSPFGYSTYRGS; encoded by the coding sequence GTGGCTACAGGGTTTCTGACGACACATGTTCTGGATACAGCAAGAGGCGTTCCGGCCGCCGGTTTGGCAATCAGCCTGTTCAGTGCGCAAGAGGGCGACCATCAGCTGATCACGACCACAACCACAAATGCAGACGGCCGCACAGACAGCCCCATATTGCCTGCAACCGCCTTTCAGGCCGGGCAGTACAGGCTGGTATTTCATGCCGGGGCATATTTAGAGAAACATTTTTCAGATCTGCCAGAACCAAGATTTCTGTCGGATATCCCGATTGATTTTGCCATGGCTGATCCCGCATCGCATTATCATGTGCCCTTGCTGCTGTCGCCCTTTGGCTATTCGACTTATCGCGGCAGCTAG